Below is a window of Streptomyces sp. WMMB303 DNA.
CTTGGCGACCGCGGAGGTGACGCTCAACTCCTCGGGCAGCGTATGGATGCTGCGGGCCGCGACCAGGCTGAGCGCCTCGGCGGCCAGCAGGTCGGCGTAGCACTCCGCCAGCGTCCGCCGTACCAGGGGCAGGTCCAGCATCCGCCGCCCGTACAGTTCGCGCCCCGCGGCGAAGCCGTAGGCCAGCCGCAGCCCGTGGTCGGCGGCGCCCAGCGACAGCCCGGTGCACAGCGACCGGGTGATCTGCAGCGCCTTCAGCACGGTTTCGGGGCCCTCGCCCTCCCGGCCGACCAGCCCGTCCCGGCCGACCGGCGCCGCGTCGAAGGCGATGCCGCTGATGTCGGCGCCGCGGATGCCCAGCGTGCGCACCTTGGGCAGCGGGCGCCACGTGCCGTGCGGCAGCTCGGCCTTGTCGACGAGCAGCAGGCTGAAGCCGCGCGGCCCGCCCTCCGGCGCGGTGCGGGCCAGCAGGCAGACCAGCCGGCCCCGGGTGGCGTTGTTGATCAGCCACTTCTCGCCGGTGATGCGATAGCCCTCCGGCACCGCCTCGGCGACGACCTCGCCCGCCATCAGGTCGCTGCCGTGGGCACGTTCGGTGAGTCCGAGGGAGACCAGCTCCCCGGCGCGCACCAGATCGGCCAGCCGCGCGGTCCCGGCGTTCTCCTCCGCGACCCAGACGCAGACGGCGCCCAGGAAGGTCTTGCCGTGCGCCACGGCACTCGTCAGGTCCCGGCGGGCCAGGGTACGGACCACCTCCAGGAGCTGCGGCAGCCCGGTGAGCGCGCCGCCGTACCGCGCGGGTACGTAGTAGTGCTGCACTCCGATCCGGTCGAGTGCGGCGCAGGCGGCCGCCGGGAACTCCTCGGCGGCGTCCCGGCGGGCGGCGGCCGCGTAGCCGAGCGTCCCCGTACCGTCCTCGGGGTCGCCGAGCAGCGCGTCCAGCCGTTCGGCCAGCGGCAGCTCCGGGGCCGGTTCCGGGTGCGCCGGTCCGGGTGCCCGCTCCGGCGGTTCTTCCGGTTCCTCCCGTTCCTCCGCGGCCCCGGACGACGCTGCGGAGGCGGGAGGCGGGGCGCCGACGGCGGACGGTCCGGGCTGCGGCGTCCGCCGCCCGCGCACCACCCTCATCCTCGCTCCCGCGCGCCGTGCCGGCTGTCGGCCCGCGCGTCGGCGGCGGCCTCCACGAGCTTGCGCACCTCGGGCGCGACCACCTCGTGCAGCGGGTGGATCTGGCCCTCCAGGAACATCTGCCGCATGGCGCGGCGTTGCAGTTTGCCGCTGGTGGTCCGGCGCACCGTGCCGGGGCGCACCAGCAGCACGTTCTCGGCGGCGACCTCGAACTCGCTGGCCACACGCTGCTGCACGTCCGCCGCCAGCGACGCCAGCCGGGTGTCGTAGCTGCGGCTGGTGCGCACCTCCTGGACGACGACCACGTGGTCGCGCTCCGACTCCACCGAGAACGCGGCGCTGGACCCGAAGAGGGCGCTGACCTGCTGCACGCTGCGCTCGATGTCCTGCGGGTACAGATTGCGCCCGGAGACGATCATGATGTCCTTGAGCCGCCCGGTGACGAACAGTTCCCCGCCCTCCCGCACGCCCAGGTCCCCGGTGCGCAGGAAACCGTCGGTGCCGTCGGCCAGGGTGGCGCGGAAGGCGTGCGCGTTGTCCAGCGGCCGGTTCCAGTAGCCGTGCGCCACGCTCTCCCCGCGCACCCAGATCTCCCCGACGCGGCGGTCCGGCAGCGGCGCGTGGCTCTCCGGGTCCACGATCCGCACCTCGCAGCCGCGCGGGATGCCGGAGCTGACCAGGGTGCGGCTCGGCCTGCCCGGTCGGGCCGCGCGCACGGTGTGATGCTCCAGGTCGGCGCTGTCCACGGTGCGCTCCAGTGCCGGCGCTCCGGGCGACCCGCCGGAGACCAGCAGCGTGGCCTCGGCCAGCCCGTAACAGGGGTAGAACGCCTCGCGGCGGAAGCCGGTGGGCGCGAACCGCTCGGCGAACGCGTCCATGGTCTCCGCGCGTACGGGCTCGGCACCGTTGACGGCCGTCGTCCAGCGGGAGAGGTCCAGCCCGGTCAACTGCTCGTCGGTGACGCGGCGCAGGCACAGGTCGTAGCCCAGGTTCGGACCGCCGCCGGTGGTGATGCCGTAGGTGTCGATCATCCGCAGCCAGTTGACCGGGCGTTTGACGAAGCTGATCGGTGGCAGCAGTACGCCTCTGCTGCCCAGCCAAAGCGGGTGCAGCAGGTGGCCCGCCAGGCCCATGTCGTGGTGGAACGGCAGCCAGCCGCCGACCACCGAGTCCTCCGTGGTCCGCATCCCCTGCTGGATGGCCTCCTGGTTGGCGAGCAGGTTGCGGTGGGTCACCATGACGCCCTTGGGGTCGCTGACCGACCCGGAGGTGTACTGCAGGTAGGCGACATCGTCGGGGAACAGCCCGGGCTCGTGCCACTGCGGCTCCCCGCCGCCGGCCTCCGGGGTGCCCGCCGCACCCACCGCCCGGTCGGTGGCGAGGCAGACGACCTCGGGGTGGCCGATGGATGCCAGTAACTGGGAGACCGCGGAGGCGTTGGCCGAGTCCGTCATCAGATAGCTGACGGCGGCGTCCTTGATGATGTTGGCGACCCGCTCCACGTTCTGCCGGGCACCACCGGGCGGCGGTGCCGGGACGGCCACCGCTCCGGCGAACAGGCAGCCGAGGAAACTGGTGACGAACTGGGCTCCGTCGGTGTGCAGGATCAGCACCCGCTGGCCGTGGCAGCCGCGCGCCTGGAGCCAGGCGGCCAGGCGGAGGGAGCGCGCACCCACCTCCCCGTAGCTGAGGGAGTCGGCCTCGAGCCGGTCGTCGTGCCCGGCCCGGACGAACTGGTAGGCGGTCGCGTCGGGCCGCTCGTGGATCCTGCGCAGTGCGAGTTGCGTGAAGTTCCTGGGCACAGCAATCATCGCCCCCATAGCCCCGTTGGCGACCCGCCCGACGGGCGGGCCTTTACAGACGACCGCGAACGTGTCATCTCTGGCGAGAGCTTGACGTGGTCTTCTCAAGTCCCCCTTTATTCACCGTGGACCGGGCCTGTTCCTCCTCTTCCTGCTCCGTCACGTCGAAGTGCGGCACCACCCAGATCAGTCCGTACGTGGACAGCGCCCGCCACACCGCCGCCAACACCTTGCGCACCCACACCGTGACCTCCCGGGATTCCGAAACGGGCGCCCAGGATGCGCGCCACCGCTCGACGACGGCTCCAGAAATCCGCAGCGTTCGCCCGCCCCACCGGGCAGGTCCGCGCCGAGGGCCGGGGCCGGCCGCTCGTTCCGGAGCGGCCCCACGGCTCCATCAGCACAGACGGTCGCCGTGGAGCACCGCTGGAGCACCGCTGGGGTGCGGCGGCGGGCGAAGTCGCTTCCCCGGCCGCGGCGGGAGTGTGGCGCCGTCCGGAACGCGCGCCGGGACCGGATCAGCGACGGGGCGGCGGAGCCTGATGCGGGCCGCGGTCCTCGGCCGCCAGCACGTGGGTGAGCAGCCGCCGGCGGGCCGGGGAGAGCCGGCCCCGGTTCCAGTGCGAGGCGGTGAAGCAGGCCGCGGCCGTCCGGGGGCCGACGGTGGCCCGGCCCGCCTCGAAGTACCCTTCCCGCCAGCGGGCCGCCACCTTGCGCACCGCCTCGGCGTGCCGGGCCAGCGCGGCACGGTGCTCCGCGGGGAAGGCGTCCAGCGCCTCTTCGCGGGAGATGTGCCAGTACGCGGCGATCCGGGTGGCGGCCTGCTCCCGTGCCGCCCGAGCGCCGGCCACCGCGAAACCGCGTGGGCCGGCCCCGGCCTGGCGGCTCAGCGCGTGCCACACCCCGCGGTGCTCCCGGCCGACGATGCCCAGCCCGGCGAAGAGCTCGCGCAGGATCAGCAGCGAGTGCCGCCAGGCCGCGGACCGGTCCTCCCCGCCGGGATGCCGGGCGTGGTGGTCCAGCCAGGCGAAGGAGTCGACGCTGAAGAGATCGTGCGCGTACGACATCGAGGACGGGCCGCCGAACAGGTAGTGCTCGTGCTCGTAGACCACCGGCACCGGCCGGGTACGCGCTCCCCGGCAGCGTGCGAACCGGTGCAGCAGCGCGGCGCGCAGCTCGGCGGCGTCCTGCGGCCCGAACGCCTGGAAGCGCACCCGGACCGCGGGGTCCCGATGTGTGAAGAAGAAGTTCCGCGCCCGCTCGGCACCCAGGAACTCCCTCGCGACGACGCCGAGTTCGGCGCAGAACTCGGCCCGGGCCCGCGCGTCCCGCGCCACGGTCAGATTGACCTGCACCCAGGGCGCTCCGGCCTCGGCGTCCCGGGCCGCGGCGAGCCCGGCGGTGAGCCCCGCCGACAGCGCCGCCCGGCCCCGCGACCGCAGCTCCCGAAGCCGCCCCCCGGCTGCGGGCCGGGCACGCGCGGGACGCAGCAGATACCAACCCTCGGGCACTTCCCGCCCCCTTCACCAGTGACCGCGCCGGCCGCGATCACGTCCTGGAAGGGAGGTGCCCGCCCTCGGGAGCACCCAACAACCGCCCCCTGTTCTTCATATGACCGGCAGTTGTACGCCGGTGCGGAGAGGTGGAGCAGCGGGCGCCGGAGCATCTGCCGTACCCGGGTCCGGCGCGGGCGGCGCCGGGCGCGGAGACCGGCGCCCGAAGCCGATGCGAGCGCTCGGCGCTGCCGGCGCACCCCGCACAGGCGAGGCCGGTCGACGCAGACGAGAGCACCGGTCGCGAGCGCGGGCATGCGGCTCAGGCGAGAGCGCCCGTCACAAGAGAGAGCGCCTCAGCGGGTCTCCGCGCCGGGGAGGGCGCCCTCGCCGGCCGCGGGGCAGCCGTCCGGTGCGCTGCTCCTGCCGGGCGCGGCCAGCTCGGCGGCCCGTTCGCGTGCGGTGGCCGCCAGAGCCGCCCGGCCGACCGCGTCGGCGAGTCGGGCCTGGCCGAGCCAGTTGTAGGGGCTGGTGGGGCGCAGGGCGAGCCGTTCGCTCAGCAGGGTGCGGGCCAGGTCCAGCCGCCCGGCGCGCAGCGCCGCCTCCAGGAGGGTGCGCTGTACCGCGTCCCGCTGGGCATGGCTGCCGCCGAACGTCGCGAACCGGCCGCGCAGCGGGTAGAGCAGGTCGACGGCGTCCTCGTACCGCTCCTGGGTGAAGGCGAGGAGCGCGCGGCAGACCGGCAGCCCGATCTCGGCCGTCATGGCGTGGTCGGTGACGCCCGGATGCGGATGTGCCGCCCACTCCTCGCGGTCGGCCAGCAGTGCTTCGGCCTCACGCACCCGTCCCGCGCCGAGGTAGGCCATGACGGCATGGGTGTCGTTGAAGGCGTAGTGCGGTCCGTCGCCGCGGGCGGCCCAGGCATCCGCCAGCGGGGCCCACCGGTCCCCGACCGCCGAGCGGTCGTCGTCGCTTCCCAGGTGGAAGCGCCACAGCAGGGCGGAGGCGTCCAGCAGTTCGAGGGCGAGGCCGCTGGTGACCGCGGGGTCGAGGGCGGCGTCGTAGATCTCCAGCACCCGGCGCGTGTCGCCCGCCTCCAGCGCGTAGAGGGCGTAGTGCCACCAGTTGTGCACCGCCATCATGTTGCCGGCACCCCACTCCGGCCTGCGGGCGTCGAGGAACCGGATGCCTTCTGCGAACCTGCCCTGCATCTCCAGGGTGTGCACGACGGCGTGGATGCCCCAGACGTCGTTCGGCCGGCGCTCCACGGCCGCCCGGGCGGTCTCCTCGGCCCGGGCGTAGTGGCCGGACTCCTCCAGCCCGAAGCCGAGCATGCCCAGCAGCGGGCCGTAGTGCGGATCCTCCTCGTCCCAGGCCGTCAGCGCCCCGGCGATCCGGTCGCGCAGCGCGGCTGCGTTGCCGGTGAAGAAGTCGATCTGGTGTCCGACGGCCAGCGCCAGGGTGTCCTGGGGCCAGGCGACGGCGATGTCGCGCAGCACCGCGCCGGCCCGTGCGACGTTCCCCTCCAGCCAGGCGGCAGCGGCGGTCAGATGCGCCTGTTCGCGTGCGGTGCGAGCCCCGTCGTCCGCCGCGGCCCGGAAGCGGGTGAACTCCTGGCGAGCCGCGGCCGCCTGGCGCTGCTCGGTGCCGAGCAGCCCGAGATACGCGGCGAACGCCTGGCCCAGCGGCGCGCCGGGCGCCACTCGGCGCAGCTCCGCGACGGACTCCGCGACATCGCCGCGGAAGAAGAGCAGCGAGTCGACGGCGCTCTCGTACCAGGTGGCCGCAGCTTCGCCCGCCTCGCCGCTGCCGAGCCCGCTCATCTCCAGCCCGTGCCGGTCCCGCCGTCCGGAGAGGCGGCTCCCGGCAGCGGCCCCGACCGCACCGTGCGCACGGGAGACCGACATGCGGGCGTCGGCCGCTGCCGGCCCGCGCTGCGCGGCACCACCCGGCACCTCCGCGACCCGTACGGCGTCAGCCGGTACCGCCCCAGCCGGCACGGGGCCGGCCGGTGCCCAGTCAACCGATGCCATGTCAGCCCGTGCCATGTCAGCCGCTGCGGCGTCCGGACCCTTCGGTACCGCCGCCGGCCGTCCCGCCCTTCCGTCCGCCGCGTCCCCCGCGCCCGCTACGCCGCCGCCCATTGCCGCTCCTCCCGCCGAGACCGCTGCCCCCGCCGACCGCGGTGGCCTTCCCCCGCGGCATACCCCGCGCCTGGTGCGGAGCCTCGTGCCGCGCGGGTGAAGAT
It encodes the following:
- a CDS encoding acyl-CoA dehydrogenase, with protein sequence MRVVRGRRTPQPGPSAVGAPPPASAASSGAAEEREEPEEPPERAPGPAHPEPAPELPLAERLDALLGDPEDGTGTLGYAAAARRDAAEEFPAAACAALDRIGVQHYYVPARYGGALTGLPQLLEVVRTLARRDLTSAVAHGKTFLGAVCVWVAEENAGTARLADLVRAGELVSLGLTERAHGSDLMAGEVVAEAVPEGYRITGEKWLINNATRGRLVCLLARTAPEGGPRGFSLLLVDKAELPHGTWRPLPKVRTLGIRGADISGIAFDAAPVGRDGLVGREGEGPETVLKALQITRSLCTGLSLGAADHGLRLAYGFAAGRELYGRRMLDLPLVRRTLAECYADLLAAEALSLVAARSIHTLPEELSVTSAVAKYLVPTTVDRILLRLRGVLGARAFLSDHHAHGRFQKLERDHRIVGIFDGNTMVNLYALTAQFRTLVRGFAAPAGRGATGHREREATTFSPGLPLPRLRPDRLSLLARHGSTLAASLPGSTSVLVRAAADDVRLVPAARVARTLTAACRGLHTRMGAARLLPGGAPVESFDLARGYSACLAAACALGLWRYGRDGGNGGGGEGRTAPSPLWLHAVLDRLSSGLEEAVPGSTGPLPRPRGVEEEAREPLYERLLERMAAQYAAGELFSLLTCRTAEGPPC
- a CDS encoding fatty acyl-AMP ligase — protein: MIAVPRNFTQLALRRIHERPDATAYQFVRAGHDDRLEADSLSYGEVGARSLRLAAWLQARGCHGQRVLILHTDGAQFVTSFLGCLFAGAVAVPAPPPGGARQNVERVANIIKDAAVSYLMTDSANASAVSQLLASIGHPEVVCLATDRAVGAAGTPEAGGGEPQWHEPGLFPDDVAYLQYTSGSVSDPKGVMVTHRNLLANQEAIQQGMRTTEDSVVGGWLPFHHDMGLAGHLLHPLWLGSRGVLLPPISFVKRPVNWLRMIDTYGITTGGGPNLGYDLCLRRVTDEQLTGLDLSRWTTAVNGAEPVRAETMDAFAERFAPTGFRREAFYPCYGLAEATLLVSGGSPGAPALERTVDSADLEHHTVRAARPGRPSRTLVSSGIPRGCEVRIVDPESHAPLPDRRVGEIWVRGESVAHGYWNRPLDNAHAFRATLADGTDGFLRTGDLGVREGGELFVTGRLKDIMIVSGRNLYPQDIERSVQQVSALFGSSAAFSVESERDHVVVVQEVRTSRSYDTRLASLAADVQQRVASEFEVAAENVLLVRPGTVRRTTSGKLQRRAMRQMFLEGQIHPLHEVVAPEVRKLVEAAADARADSRHGARERG
- a CDS encoding thiopeptide-type bacteriocin biosynthesis protein, which encodes MPEGWYLLRPARARPAAGGRLRELRSRGRAALSAGLTAGLAAARDAEAGAPWVQVNLTVARDARARAEFCAELGVVAREFLGAERARNFFFTHRDPAVRVRFQAFGPQDAAELRAALLHRFARCRGARTRPVPVVYEHEHYLFGGPSSMSYAHDLFSVDSFAWLDHHARHPGGEDRSAAWRHSLLILRELFAGLGIVGREHRGVWHALSRQAGAGPRGFAVAGARAAREQAATRIAAYWHISREEALDAFPAEHRAALARHAEAVRKVAARWREGYFEAGRATVGPRTAAACFTASHWNRGRLSPARRRLLTHVLAAEDRGPHQAPPPRR
- a CDS encoding tetratricopeptide repeat protein; its protein translation is MSGLGSGEAGEAAATWYESAVDSLLFFRGDVAESVAELRRVAPGAPLGQAFAAYLGLLGTEQRQAAAARQEFTRFRAAADDGARTAREQAHLTAAAAWLEGNVARAGAVLRDIAVAWPQDTLALAVGHQIDFFTGNAAALRDRIAGALTAWDEEDPHYGPLLGMLGFGLEESGHYARAEETARAAVERRPNDVWGIHAVVHTLEMQGRFAEGIRFLDARRPEWGAGNMMAVHNWWHYALYALEAGDTRRVLEIYDAALDPAVTSGLALELLDASALLWRFHLGSDDDRSAVGDRWAPLADAWAARGDGPHYAFNDTHAVMAYLGAGRVREAEALLADREEWAAHPHPGVTDHAMTAEIGLPVCRALLAFTQERYEDAVDLLYPLRGRFATFGGSHAQRDAVQRTLLEAALRAGRLDLARTLLSERLALRPTSPYNWLGQARLADAVGRAALAATARERAAELAAPGRSSAPDGCPAAGEGALPGAETR